In Zunongwangia profunda SM-A87, the following proteins share a genomic window:
- a CDS encoding AraC family transcriptional regulator, translating into MEFIFHKIYIPNNHSFITRELDLTDDTIIHSHKNIELNYIVSGTGRRIVGDNISNFEKGDLVLMGAELPHCWELLDADKNEKPRCIVTHFSEEILLNEYFKMPELQNILLLINQASRGIQFKVENDREILNILLRLSKSEGLEYYISLLQIFNLLLKIEDKKKLSNPLNQSSIFSNNIEKINKIYEYVFLNIQEGINLEEASSVINMAPSSFCRFFKKKTGITFMEYVKNVRVGMAAKLLAETDKQITEICYESGYNNLANFNHYFKVSMGVTPTEYRKNFR; encoded by the coding sequence ATGGAATTTATTTTTCACAAAATATATATCCCAAATAATCACTCTTTTATTACAAGAGAACTAGATCTTACTGATGATACAATTATCCATTCTCATAAAAATATAGAACTCAATTATATTGTCTCTGGCACTGGCAGAAGAATTGTGGGCGATAATATTTCAAATTTTGAAAAAGGAGATCTTGTCCTAATGGGTGCCGAACTACCGCATTGTTGGGAATTGCTGGATGCAGATAAAAACGAAAAGCCCCGTTGTATAGTAACTCATTTTTCTGAAGAAATATTACTTAATGAGTATTTTAAAATGCCAGAATTACAAAATATTCTTCTTCTAATAAATCAGGCAAGTCGTGGTATTCAATTTAAAGTTGAAAATGATAGGGAAATACTCAATATTCTATTAAGACTTTCTAAAAGTGAAGGTCTGGAATATTATATTAGCCTGCTTCAAATTTTTAATCTCCTTCTAAAAATTGAAGACAAAAAGAAGTTATCCAATCCTTTGAACCAATCTTCTATATTCTCCAATAACATCGAAAAAATTAATAAAATATATGAATACGTTTTTTTAAATATTCAAGAAGGTATTAATCTTGAAGAAGCTTCTTCAGTAATAAATATGGCACCAAGTTCTTTTTGTAGATTTTTTAAAAAGAAAACTGGCATTACCTTTATGGAATATGTGAAAAACGTACGGGTAGGAATGGCCGCAAAACTTCTGGCAGAGACCGATAAACAAATCACCGAAATATGTTATGAAAGTGGCTATAATAATTTGGCTAACTTTAATCATTATTTTAAGGTAAGCATGGGCGTAACTCCTACAGAATACAGAAAAAACTTCAGATAG
- a CDS encoding purple acid phosphatase family protein, translating into MKRSLKVLFIILLVSYRLQAQHEHTDSSPHHHSHYLEHLETPAHKLIFPSSTPDRIISNLTDDQAHTFAVNWRTDQYVSNGVVEVALATEGPEFLLGDIRRIKANSQKIENQNRNEALVKATYHSALVNNLQPNTTYVYRVGNGDKNDDYWSEWFQIKTAKTDKSEPFSFIYFGDAQNHIKSLWSRVIRSSYRKFPEIDFMLHAGDLVNDRDSNLEWGEWFYAGSFIHATVPSVMTPGNHEYRDGVLTSLWRPQFTLPENGPTEDLQETCFSIDYQDMKLISIDSEAFDESIESRNAQIEWLESVLKANTKKWTTIFTHYPVYSTAEGRDNWELREAIKPLIDKYGVDLVLQGHDHTYARGFPENKGQGLTVVKDIGTVYAVSVSGPKMYESKDQEWMVRRGEYIQLFQIITVSENSISYGAYTPIGTLYDSFKIIKKNGKKKLINMMPDTPTRLKEDFVKPE; encoded by the coding sequence ATGAAAAGAAGTCTAAAGGTTTTATTCATCATTCTTTTAGTTAGTTATAGATTGCAAGCGCAGCATGAACATACTGATAGTTCACCTCACCATCATTCGCATTATTTGGAGCATTTAGAAACCCCTGCTCACAAATTAATATTTCCTTCGAGTACTCCCGATCGTATAATATCTAATCTAACCGATGATCAAGCACATACTTTTGCCGTAAACTGGCGTACAGATCAGTATGTTTCAAATGGAGTTGTAGAGGTAGCGTTAGCAACTGAAGGGCCGGAATTTTTATTAGGTGATATACGCAGAATTAAAGCGAATTCTCAGAAAATTGAAAATCAAAATAGAAATGAAGCTTTGGTAAAGGCTACCTATCACTCTGCGTTAGTTAACAATTTACAGCCCAATACCACTTATGTATACCGAGTAGGAAATGGCGATAAAAATGATGATTACTGGAGTGAGTGGTTCCAAATTAAAACGGCTAAAACAGATAAGAGCGAACCTTTTAGTTTTATTTATTTTGGAGATGCTCAAAATCACATCAAATCCTTGTGGTCGCGAGTGATAAGAAGCTCGTACCGTAAATTTCCAGAAATTGATTTCATGCTTCATGCTGGCGATTTGGTTAATGACAGAGACTCTAATTTGGAATGGGGAGAATGGTTTTATGCTGGTAGTTTTATTCATGCTACTGTACCTAGCGTGATGACTCCCGGTAACCATGAATATAGGGATGGGGTTTTAACTTCGCTATGGAGACCACAGTTTACACTTCCTGAAAATGGACCTACAGAGGATTTGCAAGAAACCTGTTTTTCTATTGATTATCAGGATATGAAGTTGATTTCCATAGATAGTGAAGCTTTTGATGAAAGTATAGAATCAAGAAATGCTCAAATAGAATGGTTGGAATCTGTATTAAAAGCAAATACAAAAAAGTGGACCACTATTTTTACTCATTACCCTGTCTATTCTACTGCAGAAGGGCGTGATAACTGGGAATTACGAGAAGCAATAAAACCGCTAATTGATAAGTACGGGGTAGATTTAGTGCTACAAGGACACGATCACACCTATGCCAGAGGGTTTCCTGAAAATAAAGGTCAAGGATTAACCGTCGTTAAAGATATTGGGACTGTATATGCAGTATCGGTAAGTGGCCCAAAAATGTATGAATCAAAAGATCAGGAATGGATGGTTAGAAGAGGGGAGTATATACAACTTTTTCAGATCATTACGGTTTCTGAAAATTCTATCAGTTATGGGGCTTACACTCCTATAGGTACACTTTATGATTCCTTTAAAATTATAAAAAAGAATGGAAAAAAGAAATTGATAAATATGATGCCAGATACTCCTACACGATTAAAAGAAGATTTCGTGAAACCCGAATAA
- a CDS encoding glycerophosphodiester phosphodiesterase family protein, with amino-acid sequence MKIFKFLGIGMLSLLMSCAASKIAGDLEDTLKVFNNSNSKMILVAAHRGAHLDNFENSLASTKNAIEIGVDIIEVDLRTTKDGHLVLMHDSKIDRTTTGKGRVEDMTLAEIRKYRLKSPSGKISEEPVPTFEEFLKITKGKIMVDVDMKTDNVEGILTTVEENVPDREVFYFDNDYDQLDSIKALKKSAQLMPRAYSYQMADSAIARFKPIVVHIDDDFYTKEVVELINKNKAKVWINTLGTYDEQMGKGHMEIVYEEILKKGANIIQTDEPEILLKFLRSKNLHP; translated from the coding sequence ATGAAGATTTTTAAATTTTTGGGTATTGGAATGCTTTCTTTATTGATGTCTTGTGCAGCATCAAAAATTGCTGGTGATCTAGAAGACACTCTGAAAGTTTTCAATAATTCTAATTCTAAAATGATTTTGGTTGCGGCCCATAGGGGAGCGCATTTAGACAATTTTGAGAATTCATTGGCCTCCACTAAAAATGCAATAGAAATTGGAGTAGATATTATTGAAGTTGATTTACGAACAACGAAAGATGGTCACTTAGTTTTAATGCATGATTCCAAAATAGATCGTACCACTACGGGCAAAGGCAGAGTAGAGGATATGACCTTAGCAGAGATTCGTAAATATCGACTAAAATCACCTTCCGGAAAAATAAGTGAGGAGCCCGTACCTACTTTCGAGGAGTTTTTAAAGATTACCAAAGGAAAGATTATGGTCGACGTAGATATGAAAACCGATAACGTGGAAGGTATTCTTACGACCGTAGAAGAAAATGTCCCTGACAGAGAAGTGTTTTATTTTGATAACGATTATGATCAATTAGATAGTATTAAAGCTTTAAAGAAATCAGCCCAATTAATGCCGCGTGCCTACTCATATCAGATGGCTGATTCAGCTATTGCGAGGTTTAAGCCTATTGTAGTTCATATTGATGACGATTTTTATACAAAAGAAGTGGTAGAATTAATCAATAAAAATAAAGCGAAAGTTTGGATCAATACACTGGGAACATATGACGAACAAATGGGGAAAGGACATATGGAAATTGTTTATGAGGAAATCCTTAAAAAAGGAGCCAATATCATACAAACCGATGAGCCTGAAATTTTATTAAAATTTTTAAGGTCAAAGAATTTACATCCCTAA
- a CDS encoding efflux RND transporter permease subunit, whose translation MKLAAIPIKRPTIVVVLFTILILGGLYSYSRLGYELLPKFSLNLITISTPYPGASSSEVENSVTKKIEDAISSVENVKKIESKSFEGLSTVSLTLTSDADENESLNDAQRKINAIEKDLPDDVDPPSLSKFSLSDLPIITIGATANMEETAFYDLLDKKIKPVLSSTKGVGQVTVIGGSEREIQVNIDPEKVKGFNLTLPQVVSIILSSNIDYPTGNLKTRHNRVLIRLSGKYENVEELRNLVVSSTDGIQVRVRDIAEVRDTQQEVTKIARVNGKDAIIMQVMKQSDANAVEVSEAIYRSLQEMEAQYAGNQVKLPVVDDSSEFTLQASDAVMHDLILAVVLVAVVMLFFLHTIRNAFIVMVSIPASLIATFIGMYLLGYTLNLMSLLGLSLVVGILVDDAIVVLENIYRHMEMGKNRVQAAYDGMIEIGFTVSAITLVIVVVFLPIAMSTGLVSDLISQFCVTVILATLFSLLSSFTIVPWLSSRFGKLGKITGKNFFERIILSFEKGLDKFTHFVSGLLKWSLVHKGKTTLIVMVLFIGSCSLLVMGFIGGEFLPPVDRGQFVVQLELNKDASLENTNLATQKAEKILSQHPEVNRLVTTVGQSSDGTVGTQETPFKSEITVALVDKAKRKDKTTVFAAQVKRELQQALVGVKIKTATVSIVGGADDAPISLTITAPNYTDALEFSKKALDSLAKVPGATQIKSSAEKGNPEVQVSIDRDKMAALGIGLQDVGMAMQTAFNGNTDGKFRAGAYEYDINIKYNAGHRLSIQDVRDISFVNAEGKRVKLSQFSTITEGTGPSFLERRDKSAAVTISAQAAGRPSGDIAANWEEAFAKIPRENGVSYIWGGDMENQSDSFRTLLIALLAAIILVYLILVVLYDSYLYPLVVLFSIPLSFIGALWALALTNNALNIFTILGIIMGIGLVAKNAILLVDFTNHQKAEGLDTFTALVNANHARLRPILMTTIAMVIGMIPIALASGAGAELNNGLAWVIIAGLISSLLLTLIVVPVVYSAFDKLALKFKGKNHNAEAINNLVTSKN comes from the coding sequence ATGAAACTAGCAGCAATACCTATCAAACGTCCTACAATTGTAGTGGTTCTTTTTACCATTCTTATTTTAGGCGGACTTTATAGCTACAGTAGGTTGGGCTATGAATTGTTACCCAAATTCAGCCTTAATTTAATTACTATTTCCACTCCATATCCCGGAGCTTCTTCCAGTGAAGTGGAAAATTCAGTAACGAAGAAAATCGAAGATGCCATCTCTTCGGTAGAAAATGTCAAAAAAATAGAATCGAAATCTTTCGAAGGACTTTCAACCGTAAGTTTAACCCTGACTTCGGATGCCGATGAGAATGAATCCTTAAATGATGCGCAGCGTAAAATAAATGCGATTGAAAAAGACTTACCAGACGATGTAGACCCCCCATCACTCAGCAAATTTTCGCTTAGTGATCTACCCATTATCACCATTGGTGCCACTGCCAATATGGAAGAAACCGCATTCTACGATTTACTGGATAAAAAAATAAAACCGGTACTTTCCAGCACCAAAGGCGTAGGCCAGGTCACTGTCATTGGAGGTTCCGAAAGGGAAATACAGGTAAATATTGATCCTGAAAAAGTAAAAGGCTTCAATTTAACATTGCCGCAGGTGGTCAGCATTATTTTGAGCTCCAATATTGATTATCCTACCGGAAATTTAAAGACCCGGCACAATCGGGTGCTGATCCGTTTATCAGGTAAGTATGAAAATGTGGAGGAGCTACGCAATTTGGTGGTGAGTTCCACCGATGGTATCCAGGTACGGGTACGTGATATCGCTGAAGTAAGGGACACCCAACAAGAAGTCACTAAAATTGCCCGGGTAAATGGCAAAGATGCTATTATAATGCAAGTAATGAAACAGTCGGATGCCAATGCTGTAGAAGTGAGTGAAGCCATTTACCGCAGTTTACAAGAAATGGAAGCGCAATATGCCGGCAATCAGGTGAAATTGCCTGTTGTAGATGACAGCAGTGAATTTACCTTACAGGCATCCGATGCTGTAATGCACGATTTAATATTAGCAGTGGTATTGGTCGCCGTGGTAATGCTGTTTTTCCTGCATACCATACGTAACGCTTTTATTGTAATGGTTTCCATTCCCGCATCTCTTATCGCCACGTTTATCGGGATGTACCTCTTGGGATATACCCTAAACCTGATGAGTTTATTAGGACTTTCGTTGGTGGTGGGTATTCTGGTAGATGATGCCATTGTAGTATTGGAAAATATCTACCGCCATATGGAAATGGGGAAAAACCGGGTTCAGGCCGCTTATGACGGGATGATAGAAATCGGATTTACCGTTTCTGCAATTACCCTGGTAATTGTGGTGGTATTTCTTCCTATCGCAATGAGTACCGGGTTGGTTTCCGATTTAATTTCCCAGTTTTGTGTTACCGTTATCCTGGCAACCTTATTTTCCTTACTTTCTTCCTTTACCATTGTTCCCTGGCTTTCTTCCCGGTTTGGGAAACTAGGAAAAATCACGGGTAAAAATTTCTTTGAAAGAATCATTTTAAGCTTTGAAAAAGGACTGGATAAATTCACCCATTTTGTAAGTGGTTTATTAAAATGGTCGTTGGTTCACAAAGGAAAAACCACCCTCATTGTGATGGTATTATTTATAGGTTCGTGTTCGCTTTTGGTAATGGGATTTATTGGTGGGGAATTCCTTCCTCCGGTAGATCGCGGACAGTTTGTGGTACAATTGGAACTCAACAAAGATGCCTCTTTGGAAAACACGAATCTGGCTACTCAAAAAGCGGAAAAAATACTGAGTCAACATCCTGAAGTTAACCGCTTAGTCACTACTGTGGGGCAAAGTAGTGACGGAACTGTGGGCACTCAGGAAACTCCTTTTAAATCTGAAATTACGGTAGCCTTAGTCGATAAAGCCAAGCGGAAAGATAAAACCACCGTATTTGCCGCCCAGGTGAAACGGGAATTACAACAAGCCCTGGTGGGGGTGAAAATTAAAACCGCTACGGTAAGTATTGTAGGAGGCGCTGATGACGCCCCGATATCCCTGACCATTACTGCTCCCAATTATACAGATGCCTTGGAATTTTCTAAAAAAGCGCTGGATTCTTTGGCAAAAGTTCCGGGAGCTACCCAAATAAAAAGCAGTGCAGAAAAAGGGAATCCTGAAGTACAGGTTTCCATAGACCGGGATAAAATGGCGGCTTTAGGGATTGGATTACAGGATGTGGGAATGGCTATGCAAACCGCTTTTAACGGCAATACCGATGGAAAATTTCGGGCTGGGGCTTATGAGTATGACATTAATATTAAATACAATGCAGGGCATCGGTTGTCTATTCAGGACGTGCGCGATATTTCTTTTGTGAATGCTGAAGGCAAAAGGGTGAAATTATCACAATTTTCGACTATTACGGAAGGTACTGGGCCTAGTTTTCTGGAACGTCGGGACAAAAGTGCCGCAGTGACTATTTCTGCACAAGCGGCAGGAAGACCTTCCGGCGATATTGCCGCCAATTGGGAAGAAGCTTTTGCCAAGATTCCACGAGAAAATGGCGTAAGTTATATCTGGGGTGGCGATATGGAAAACCAGTCGGATAGCTTCAGAACTTTACTCATCGCATTATTAGCCGCTATTATTCTGGTCTATCTTATTCTGGTGGTGTTATATGACAGTTATCTCTACCCATTGGTAGTGCTATTTTCCATTCCGCTTTCCTTTATTGGCGCTCTTTGGGCCTTGGCGCTTACCAATAATGCCCTGAACATATTTACCATTTTGGGAATTATTATGGGTATTGGCTTGGTGGCGAAAAATGCGATTCTTCTGGTCGATTTCACCAATCATCAGAAAGCCGAAGGGTTGGATACTTTTACGGCCCTTGTAAATGCCAATCACGCCCGGTTACGCCCTATTCTAATGACCACCATAGCAATGGTCATTGGTATGATTCCTATTGCACTGGCCAGTGGTGCCGGTGCTGAATTGAACAACGGACTGGCCTGGGTAATCATTGCCGGACTTATCAGTTCACTGCTACTCACTTTGATTGTGGTACCGGTAGTTTATTCCGCTTTCGATAAGCTGGCTCTAAAATTCAAAGGAAAAAACCACAATGCGGAGGCCATCAATAATTTGGTCACCTCAAAAAATTAA
- a CDS encoding adenylate/guanylate cyclase domain-containing protein — protein sequence MYINNYKATEIAIIICSWMLALLLFAYLKFGDVNDAFLIQWYDKQLFFNKNIYSVALAYGLLLGSLLSIIHLYVYPRIIQTPSFTKNIIARSVSFLVCFKTADILISLLYNGLNDFHLSYSNQNSILRSLFLYAVIINFLTDFFLLMRKNLGPDYFFNLIRGKYHRPREENRIFMFLDLASSTTIAERIGHIAYSSLLQDCFRELTPLLLKNNASIYQYVGDEAVITWKINKHTNRNQCLDLFFSFQKRLQQKKDYYSQTYHTVPFFRASINEGRIVMSTVGELKMEIVYHGDVLNTAARIQSLCKNYHTDLLISENFYQNIKEEKVYIFKCFNNIAISGKDEKINIYSVNRN from the coding sequence ATGTATATCAACAACTATAAAGCAACGGAAATAGCTATCATTATATGTAGTTGGATGCTGGCCCTTCTTCTTTTTGCTTATTTAAAATTTGGGGATGTTAATGATGCCTTTTTAATCCAATGGTATGATAAACAACTATTTTTTAATAAGAATATTTATAGTGTTGCCTTGGCATACGGCCTCTTGTTGGGATCGCTTTTAAGCATTATACATTTATATGTTTATCCTAGAATTATCCAGACCCCTTCTTTTACCAAAAACATCATTGCGAGGAGCGTATCTTTTTTAGTGTGTTTTAAAACCGCTGATATTCTTATCAGCTTATTGTATAACGGACTTAATGATTTTCATTTAAGCTATTCCAACCAAAATAGCATTTTAAGAAGTTTATTCCTATACGCTGTAATTATCAATTTTCTAACTGATTTTTTCTTATTAATGCGAAAAAATTTAGGGCCAGATTACTTCTTTAACCTTATAAGGGGGAAATACCATAGACCACGGGAAGAAAACAGAATCTTTATGTTTTTAGATTTAGCTTCTTCCACTACAATAGCGGAAAGAATAGGCCATATTGCTTATAGTTCCTTACTACAGGACTGCTTTAGAGAACTTACGCCATTACTACTTAAAAACAATGCCAGCATATACCAGTATGTAGGTGATGAAGCTGTGATCACCTGGAAAATCAATAAGCATACGAATAGGAATCAATGTTTAGATTTATTTTTTTCTTTTCAGAAAAGATTACAACAAAAGAAAGATTACTATTCGCAAACCTACCATACTGTACCTTTTTTTAGAGCATCTATTAATGAAGGCAGGATCGTAATGTCGACCGTGGGGGAACTAAAAATGGAAATCGTATATCACGGTGATGTTCTAAATACCGCGGCTAGAATACAGTCACTTTGCAAAAATTACCATACTGATCTTTTGATTTCAGAAAATTTCTATCAGAATATTAAGGAAGAAAAAGTATACATATTCAAGTGCTTCAATAATATAGCTATTAGCGGAAAAGATGAAAAAATAAATATTTATAGTGTAAATCGTAACTAA
- a CDS encoding glycerophosphodiester phosphodiesterase — protein MINSKSGMLITLFAFFFNAFYFFSFAQGSVEALRPPKNGGTYVIAHRGAHQDVPENTIAAYQKAIEIGCDFVEIDLRKTKDGKFVSIHNEDIDAYFKGKKGKVNSFLFSELREMPLAKKENDTNDYFIPTLEEILKLCKGKIGIYLDLKEADIKGLVQTIKAFKMEKDIVWYIYPKEREAIQELNRYCPECLVMPDPGNERRLKKVLNRIKPKFVASDMGVLTPTFLTTAYSQEVKVFVDDAAANTNEWQKIIDWGVDGIQTNHPQELIDFLNRKK, from the coding sequence ATGATAAATAGTAAATCTGGGATGCTAATTACGCTCTTTGCATTTTTTTTTAACGCTTTTTATTTTTTTTCTTTTGCTCAAGGTAGTGTAGAAGCTCTTCGGCCACCTAAAAACGGAGGCACCTATGTAATAGCTCATCGTGGAGCACATCAAGATGTTCCCGAAAACACCATTGCCGCCTATCAAAAAGCTATAGAGATAGGGTGTGATTTTGTGGAAATAGATTTAAGGAAAACAAAGGATGGTAAATTTGTAAGCATCCATAATGAAGATATAGATGCTTATTTTAAAGGAAAGAAAGGGAAGGTCAACTCTTTTTTATTTTCAGAACTAAGGGAAATGCCATTAGCTAAAAAAGAAAATGACACCAACGATTATTTTATTCCAACTTTAGAGGAAATCTTAAAGCTTTGTAAAGGCAAAATAGGAATTTACCTTGATTTAAAAGAAGCTGATATCAAAGGACTGGTTCAAACTATCAAGGCTTTTAAAATGGAAAAAGATATTGTATGGTACATTTACCCTAAAGAGCGTGAAGCAATACAGGAATTAAACAGATACTGTCCAGAATGTTTGGTTATGCCGGATCCAGGAAATGAAAGACGATTAAAAAAAGTATTAAATAGGATTAAACCCAAATTTGTTGCCAGTGATATGGGAGTTCTAACGCCTACTTTTTTAACTACTGCATATTCGCAAGAGGTAAAGGTCTTTGTTGATGATGCAGCTGCTAACACCAACGAATGGCAAAAAATCATTGATTGGGGCGTAGATGGAATACAAACCAATCATCCTCAAGAACTGATTGATTTTTTAAATCGCAAAAAGTAA
- a CDS encoding FN3 associated domain-containing protein — protein MNVYRVVFVFLFISCFLNAQEAYFKAGIENVDGNVPWTAKAFNNATGNFKFAIISDRTFGHRPGVFGKGSIVNPLKMRYFYLPGNHDVTNPVMTKEWEKRYGHTYYHFLYKDVLFLVLNSMDTFSEIGDEQYSYFKNVLEQYSHVRWTFVMMHHPLWNYRNSGFERIESLLNDRYTVVAGHRHRYSQETRKGNNYIVLGTTGGSGRLRGPRMGEFDHITWVTMKDDEPSFTNLTLEGVLKPDIATKDDYKNIKALSNAAAFKSISFRNKDQSRGELVFPIYNSGSDTLYFNGQLFDHSELTYGKNAWNLTIPPQSNRSIQIPWDYRESAPNDSDNKVSIAPIKLFYKIGYKPMTDLELPLALEGVKDFEIFSPSNLISFSERAVFLDNMKFEMKGALANAKLHYTLDGTEPNMDSKVYKDSIFLDHTTTVKAKLILADGMETEVVQKTFKKTALLKSLNIKGLSKGWVHYDFYEGAFNKVGDMNGLEAIRSGKVRNFNVTEIRDPVKNKFGVIYMGFINVPKSGMYCFRSTSNDGSILSIDTIQVVDNDGIHGKVTKKGFVALEKGLHSFTLKFIGKRFEEVLSWDFKLLNDDHEFQEVKSDIIYSY, from the coding sequence ATGAATGTATACAGAGTTGTTTTTGTTTTTCTTTTTATAAGTTGTTTTTTAAATGCGCAGGAAGCATATTTTAAAGCTGGAATTGAGAATGTTGATGGTAATGTACCATGGACAGCCAAAGCTTTTAATAATGCTACTGGTAATTTTAAATTTGCTATTATTTCGGATCGAACCTTCGGTCATCGCCCCGGGGTTTTCGGAAAGGGCTCTATAGTGAATCCTTTAAAAATGCGTTACTTCTATTTGCCCGGAAACCATGATGTGACCAATCCGGTAATGACTAAAGAATGGGAAAAACGATACGGCCATACGTATTATCATTTTTTATATAAGGATGTTCTATTCCTTGTTTTAAATTCTATGGATACCTTTTCTGAAATTGGAGATGAGCAGTATTCTTATTTTAAGAATGTGCTGGAACAATATTCGCATGTTCGCTGGACATTTGTAATGATGCATCATCCTCTTTGGAATTATAGGAATAGCGGCTTTGAGAGAATTGAAAGTCTTTTGAATGATCGCTACACGGTTGTAGCCGGGCATCGTCATCGATATTCTCAAGAAACCCGAAAAGGAAATAATTATATTGTTTTAGGAACCACGGGAGGAAGTGGGCGTTTAAGAGGTCCTAGAATGGGGGAATTTGATCATATAACCTGGGTAACTATGAAAGATGATGAGCCAAGTTTCACCAATTTAACCTTAGAAGGGGTTTTAAAGCCCGATATCGCAACTAAAGATGATTATAAGAATATAAAAGCACTTTCAAATGCTGCTGCATTCAAAAGTATTTCATTTAGAAATAAAGATCAATCTCGAGGAGAATTGGTTTTTCCGATTTATAATTCTGGTTCTGATACATTATATTTTAACGGACAGTTATTTGATCATTCCGAACTAACTTATGGAAAAAATGCATGGAATCTAACGATACCACCTCAATCCAATAGAAGTATCCAAATTCCATGGGATTATAGAGAATCTGCCCCAAATGATAGTGATAATAAAGTATCTATAGCCCCAATTAAATTATTTTATAAAATTGGCTATAAACCTATGACTGACCTTGAACTTCCTTTGGCTTTAGAAGGAGTTAAAGATTTTGAAATTTTTTCTCCTTCCAATCTCATTTCTTTCTCAGAACGTGCTGTCTTCCTTGATAATATGAAGTTTGAAATGAAAGGCGCTCTGGCTAATGCGAAGTTGCATTATACTTTAGATGGTACAGAGCCTAATATGGATTCAAAAGTCTATAAGGATTCTATTTTTTTAGATCACACCACTACGGTTAAGGCAAAATTAATACTCGCGGATGGTATGGAAACGGAAGTCGTTCAGAAAACATTTAAGAAAACTGCTCTTTTGAAGAGTCTTAATATAAAAGGATTATCAAAAGGATGGGTTCATTATGATTTTTATGAAGGAGCATTTAATAAGGTTGGTGATATGAATGGTCTGGAAGCCATTAGATCAGGTAAGGTTAGAAATTTTAATGTCACAGAAATTCGTGATCCTGTAAAAAATAAATTTGGTGTTATCTATATGGGATTTATTAATGTTCCTAAAAGTGGAATGTATTGTTTTAGAAGTACGTCCAATGACGGTTCGATTCTTTCAATAGATACTATTCAGGTGGTTGATAATGATGGTATTCATGGAAAGGTGACCAAAAAAGGTTTTGTAGCTTTAGAAAAGGGACTACATAGTTTTACTTTAAAGTTTATAGGTAAGAGATTTGAAGAGGTGTTATCATGGGATTTCAAATTATTGAATGATGATCATGAATTTCAGGAAGTAAAATCCGATATAATTTATAGTTATTAA